The Nostoc sp. 'Peltigera membranacea cyanobiont' N6 genome contains the following window.
ATCAATTTCAGCCACCCAATAAAGATAAATTCTTTGGTGCGAGAGTTTCTTCCTTTCCGATTTTTCAAATTATTTTCTCCTTTGCTGCTTTGGCACGATCGCTCTCCTAACTCCTACAGAATAAAGCATTACTCTCTAACGTCTGTAGCTTTTACTCTACAATGAAGTGAAAAATCTAGCAGCTTAAACAGGGGATTTATTTATGTCCCACCCTACGCTCAGTAGTAAGCTTTTGCCTATAATTAGTTTTTCGGCTTGCCATAACTCCTTGTCTTGATTTCAGTGCTTCTACCATGCCAGAACAGCTTTGATTGCGAGTAAAAATATATGAAATCTTATATTTTGAAAGCGGATGTATTTTAAAATTGGCGGGATGGTGGGAGCGATCGCTATTTTATTAAGTAATGGTAGTGCCATTGCTGCCCCAACACTTTCAGCGATCGCCCAAGATGGACAAAGATATATCACTGTGGGGCATGATAAATTAGGCAACAGCATAGCTCTAGACACAGAAACCATTAAGGGCACGACATACAAGCTTTACGGAATGTACGGAGAAGGTATCTTTGAGACTACCTTCGATGCATCATGTACAGAATCGCGGCTTTTTCTGAATCACATTGCGATTTACGGTTCAGAGGGACAGCTACTTCAAGAGGATAAGGAGAAAGGAGAAATACCTTTTGTCGCAAATTCTTCACCAGGTAAAGGAATGAAAATTGTTTGTCAAAAGATTGGGGCCCGTGGTTGGTAGTTGTGAATGGGGAATCGGGAAGAAGCAAGGGAGAGGAGTTTTCCCCTCTGCCTCTTTTTAATGCCCAATTCCTAGTAGAAAATACTAAGGACAAAACAGCGTGTCACGCGTATCTCGTCCTGTGATTGGATTAGTCCCTTTGGCAAGTTTGCACAATTTTTTTTGCTCATCGGGACGCAACAGCGTATCGGTAAAATCTGCCCCATCAATGATTGCACTATCAAATCTGGCGTTAGCGGCAAACGCACCTTCTAAAAGTGCATTTGTTAAATTTGCTCTCACTAAACGAGCCGAGTCTAAAGTGGCATTTCTTAAATCAGAACCCTCCAAATTCGCAGATTCCAAATTTGCTGCAAAAAAACTGACACCGTTCAAATTAGCGTGGCTGAAGTTACTCTGGCGAAGATTAGCTTTGGTAAAGCTGGAATCTGTTAAATCACGTCCTGAGAAATCAGCCTCAACCAAAATTTCCTTATTATATTCGAGTGCCAAAGCTGTTGGAGCAAAACCGAGCGTTGCGGTGATGCCAACTATTCCCCACAGGAATAAGCTGAGTATATTTGCCCAAAAGTGATAGTTTGTTTTACACTTCAATCCGAATTGTCTTCGGGATGAATCGAGTGTAGAACCCTCCGTGCGTAAGCGTAGCCCGCCGCAGGCATCGCTTAACCTAGAATTCATAGAATTCATGATATTTTTAGTCAATGGCTAACTTTCCTCCATCTCATTATCCAGATATTGGTCATTTAGGAGAAGACCTAGCAGCCCAATGGTTGCAATCTACTGGTTGGATAATTCTCCATCGTCGCTTTTCTAGCCGTTGGGGAGAAATCGATATTATTGCCCAATATGATGCAATAATCAGGGAAGCAGAGGAGCGGGGGAAGAATTTCTCACGGGCTGAATGCCCAGCTACCGTTAGCAGCACTCAGCACTCATTACTGGCATTTGTTGAAGTCAAAACCCGCAGTTCTGGGAGTTGGGATGCAGGGGGAAGAAGCGCTATCACCCCACAAAAGCAAGTAAAAATCTCGCAGACGGCTGGAATATTCTTAGCCCAGTACCCTGAGAAGGCAGATTATTATTGCCGATTTGATGTTGCTATTGTCTACTGTCAAAGGATATCAAAAAATCTGACTGGAGTTGCTGCAACTCAGGAAGCCCTAGCAACTTCATCAGCCGCCGGATACAAGTTTAAGCTGCAAGAATATATTCCCGCAGCTTTCGACTCTTTGATTGATAATGGTTAATTGGTAATGGATAAAATATCTTGATTACCAATAATTTTTTAGTGGCGTTACAACCAAATGTCATTACGCCAAAGTTTCAGGACAGTAGCCTAAGCCCCGGACAAACTGTTGTCGGAAAGCTTCGATTTCGTCTCTCTCTGGACTACCATGAGAGACGATCGCTACCTGATAGCGACGCATCACCTCTACAGGGCATTGTCCCGCTTCTAAACTCCAAAGTGCCATTTGCACCCTCATTGGTGGCTCGTAGCTAATTCCTAATTCATTTAGAAAAGCGCGAAAGTCGCCATCTTCTTGGGGCGAAACTTGACCTTTGAGTTTGATCCTAACCACCCAGCCATCAATTTGATGAATTACGGTGACGAACGAAACTGGTGTCTGGGGTCTAGCGTGCAGGTGTTGAACGACCCTCAGGGTTAGACTGGCATTCGCCAGATAATACAAGTATTCCATGTTTGTTGGTGCTTGGGATCAAAGCCAATCCTACATATCTATCTTCGTCAATCAGTGCCTGTTCCCGGTAGGGTAAAAGCCCCCGTTTTTAGATGGGGAGGTTTACCCAATTTTTATGTTAACTTTTCCGTGTTACTTAATAGTAACAATCTTATAGCCTGGCGACAAAATTGGGCAAAGATGCCTTAAAGTTCCAATATAAGAAAAAATTCAAACCTGCTTTTTTAAGAGAGTATAAATACTAAAATAAAGCAAAAACTAGTACAAGCCAATTTGAAAGATACCTCTAGCCCACAAAAAAAAGATTTTGAATTAGATTGCTCGGTAGCAGGCTATGACTACAAACTACCTCCAGAACTCATTGCCCAAAACCCAGCAGTTCCTAGAGATAGTTCCCGGTTACTGGTGGTTAATTCTCCCACTACAGGCACTGAAATAGAACCATCTCACCACATTTTCCATGATTTGCCTGCACTGCTTTGCTCTGGTGATTTGTTAGTTATGAACAATACAAGAGTTATTCCAGCGCGGCTTTATGGTCATAAATCTACTGGTGCGAAAATCCAGGTATTGCTGTTGGAAGAACGACAGTATAACTGTTGGTTAGCTTTAGTTAAGCCAGGAAAAAGCTTCAAACAGGGAACAAAGATTATTTTTGAAGCAAGGGGAGCAGGGATTAAGGGCGATGGGGATTTGGAAGATTCTTCCCTAGTCCCTAGTCCCCAGTCCCCAGTCCCCAGTCCCCAACTTACCGCTACGGTTTTAGAAACAGACGCAGCAACTGGCGGACGTTTATTGCAATTTGATGTGCCAGAGGGAAAGCCTTTAATGCAACTGTTAGACGTATTTGGTGAAGTACCGCTACCACCATACATCACTACCTCGTCGGCTGCTGATGAGCAGTATCAGACAGTTTATGCCAAACAGCCAGGAGCGATCGCCGCTCCAACGGCAGGATTACACTTTACCCCAGAATTATTACAAAAGTTGCGCGATCGCAAAATCAATCAAGCTTTTGTAACGCTACACGTTGGTGTCGGCACTTTTCGCCCTGTGGAGGTGGAAGACGTAACTACCCACCAGATGCATGAAGAATGGATTGAAGTCCCTGCAACCACAGTAGAGCAAATCCGAGCGACTAAAGCAGATGGCGGTCGGATTATTGCTGTGGGAACAACAGCAGTACGAGCTTTGGAAGGGGCGGCTCAATCTGGGAATTTACAACCATTTTGCGGTAAAACAGACTTGTTTATTTATCCAGGCTACCAATGGCGGGTGGTGGATGGTTTAATTACCAATTTTCACCTACCGCGTTCCAGTTTGCTGATGTTGGTAAGTGCGCTAATTGGCAGACAACGGTTATTGAATATATACAACGAAGCGATCGCTTCAGGGTATCGTTTCTATTCCTTTGGTGATGCTATGCTAATTTTGCCGGAAGCCATTACAGTCCTAAGTCAGGCGTGAGGGCAATAAGGTTCGCTGAAGTTTTAATCCATTTAATGCCATAATTTATGCTTTTTCTAAAAATGCTTCTGTGGTTTAAACTGCCATGAAAAGCAATAAACTTTGGTAAAGGAGGAAAATGAAATTACCGAAATCGGTATATTCTATTTCATGTTATTTTAGAGTTGCTGCTGTTTAGCAACTTTTACTTCTTTTAGAGAATTGTAATATTCAAAACGAGTGATTTTATGCGTGATTTCACAATTAAATTTGTTAAAACTCTGAGACAGGTAATCAATGCTCCAATGCTCATATTGTTTATCGTTAGTACAAAGAAAGAAGTGATTCTTGCAGATGTAAGACGATGGGCAAAAAATTTTGGGCTAATTGATAGTCCTGACTGGGTTAACATGCTCTATTTCCTTGATAAATATCCAGAATTTAGAACTCTTTACTATTACAGGATTAAAAAAGGTAACTTTATTGCATTAATACCAATGCATATTATAAAAATTTTTTACAAAGAAAGTCCCAGCCTATTTTTATATTGCGATAATATTGGTTCTGGGCTATTTATTCAACATGGGTTTAGTACTATAGTTTCAGCAGAAAGCATTGGTGAAAATTGCTGGATTAATCAACAGGTTACAATAGGATATAGCAGTAAAATGGAACGTCCTACAATAGGCAACAATGTAACGATAAATGCAGGAGCCAAGGTCATTGGTAAGGTAACTCTCAATGATAACGTCACAGTAGGAGCGAATGCAGTCGTAGTCAAAAGTGTTCCTAATAATTGTGTTGTTGTCGGTATTCCAGCTTATATAATCAGGAAAGATGGCGTGAAAGTAAAAGAGCAGTTGATTTAAACTTGTTTATTAGCAGATTATAAAACTTGTAGAATATTGCAATAATTAAAGGTATACAGAGCAACTTAACAAGGACAGGGGCACTTTTACAAAAGTCTGAAGCTCCCGGAATGAGGAATTATTAATTTTTTGATTTGTAATTTTTCATGCTGTGGTGGGTATTCTGACTTATAAAGATATGAGCATAAGTACATCCATGTCATTCCTGTCTAAAGAAAGTCAAACTCATCAATGGTTACACTGGTTATTTCACCAAAACTCCGTTCAGAAAAAGCCGTTGTTCACACTTCTGTTTGCTTTATCTGCGTTTTTGGTTTTAGCTGCACCGATAATTACTAATTTTCCAGGAAGTAAACTGCTCGCAGAAACCGCAATTTCTCAAGATCTTGAAGCAGCTAGCTTTTTCCAGCAGGGAGTCACGCGCTATAACCGCAAAGATTTACAGGGTGCGGAATATGCTTTTCGTCAAGCGTTGCTGCGAGATCCTAGCATTGGGGCAGCGCGGAATTATCTGGGTAATATATTCATGGAGCAAAATCGCCTGGATGTGGCTTTACAAGAATATACAGAAGCGATTAAAGTTAACCCAAATTCGAGCGAAGCTTATTACAACTTAGGGTTAGTTTTGCACCGACAAGGACAAAAAGAAGCAGCGATTATGGCTTATCGGCAGAGTCTTGTGATAGATCCTACAAGAGTAGCAGCGCTGTATAATCTGGGTTTGGTGCTGTATGAACAAGGACAGCTACCAGAAGCGATCGCAGCATACCAGCAAGCAATTAATTTAGATAGCAGCAATGCCAACGCCTATTTTAACTTAGCGATCGCTTTACAACAACAAGGTCAAACAGAGCTTGCGATCGCCACTTATCGCCAAGCCTTGCAGCTAGATCCTCAAAATGCCACAGCCTATAACAATATGGCAAATTTGCTAGCAATTCAAGGTCAAGCTTCTGAGGCTATTTCTGTTTATCGGCAAGCTATTCGCCTAAATCCTAAAAACGCCTCAGCTTACTATAATTTGGGGGTTACTTTATATAATCAAGGTGACATCAAGAAAGCTAATGGAGTATTGAAACGCGCCCATAACGAGTATCGCGAGCAAGGGAATATTGAGCAAGCTGAGAAAATAGAACAACTAATGCAGCAAATTGCTCAGAAAAGTGGGCAACAGCAACCTCAAGCCAGTCAAACAGCTACTCCCTCTCAGACTCCAGATCAAACAAGTAATGTAGTACAAACACCTGAGCCACAAACGCCAAATCAACCAGAAACTCCAGCTAACCCTAGCAATGTCCCTGTCTCAGTTGAAGCACAGCCTACTTCAACAAGTCCCGGACAATAAAAAACTCAGAGTTAGGAATAAAAGAAGAAGTCATCCGCCAGTCTTCAGAATTCAGCATAAATTCTGAAGACTGGTGCTTTTATTTTCCTTGATAGTTAATTACTGCTAACTCCTAACTTTCAATTGCTAATACAATTTCACGAAAATCTTAATATGTATAGATTTTCCGTAGGGGCAAACAGCTGTGCTATTCTACTTTTTTAAATCGGCAAACGATTGATATCTTTATTGCAGCCAATAACTACCATTGCTGAACCACGCTCTAAACGCTTGGTAGGGTCAGGATTAATTTGAAATTTACCATCCTGGCTCACTGCTAGCAAATTTAAACCATAGCGGTTACGAAGTTGAAGTTCAGTGATTGTTTTGCCGTGAAATTCATCAGGCACAATTAACTCTACAATACTGTTATCTGGATCTAAGTCAAACCGATCTAAGATTGCTGGTTTGGTAAGTGTACGTGCTAGGGCGCAACCCGCTTCATACTCAGGAAAAACAACATGATCTGCTCCTACTCGCCGCAACAGTTTGCGATGAACTTCACTAGAAGCTTTAGCAACTACATGGGGTACGCCAGCCTCCTTGACATTTAGGGTGGTTATAATACTTTCCTGAACGTAGTTGCCAATCGCTACAATTACAGTATCAAATTCAAAAATTCCAGCTTCTTTGAGTGCGGCTGGTTCTGTAGAATCTAGTTGCAAAGCATGACCAACTATTCCCTCAGTTAATGCTTCTGAAACTCGTTTTTCATCAATATCTGTTGCCAGGACTTGATAACCGAAATTATGCAGTGTAGAACAGACAGATCTACCAAAACGACCCAACCCAACTACAGCAAATTGCTGGTTATCTTTACGTAAACTGCGAAAAAAACTTAATGATGAAAGATTCACCGTTGCTATCCTTATTATTGCTCCCTGTATTTAGGGCAAAAAACGGTTATCCCGCTTGAATTAAAATTTTATTTTTTGCCTTCCAATGTATATTTTATCAGTGTAGTCATTAGTGAGTTGTCAAGAATTATTCTTCCCCCATTCTTGATTGCCTAACTATCCCACTAGGAGATTTTCTTCAGGATAATGAATTCTGGTAGGGCGTGGATCTCCTAGTATTGCGGACATCAGTAGTAAAACACCTACTCGTCCAATGTACATAGTCATAATTAAGATGAGCTTTGCTGTTGTAGTGATACTTCCTGTAATACCTGTAGAAAGTCCCACGGTAGCGAAGGCTGATACGACTTCAAACAAAATTTGAATAAAATCTAATGTTGGATCTGTGAGGCTGATTAAGATAGTAGCTAAAATTACGGTTGTTACCGAAGCTACCAATACACCGACAGCTTTCAAAATTAAAGATATTGCTATCTTGCGATCGTACAATAAGACTTCTTCTTTTCCCTGGAGAATCGTTTTAGTACAACTGGTTAAGACTCTGAGAGTGGTTGTTTTCATTCCTCCTCCTGTACCACCTGGACTTGCACCAATAAACATTAGTGCGATCGTAATAAATAGACCAGCAGTGGTCATTTTACCAATATCGATGGTGTTAAAACCAGCAGTTCTGGGAGTAACTGATTGAAACCAAGCTAGTAGTATTTGATCGCGTAAATTTAGATAACCAAATGTTTCTGGATTTCTGATCTCTATACAAAAAAAGGCAAATGTCCCTAGGATTAATAATATCAATGTTGTGCTAGTTGCAACTTTAAAATCTAAAGAAAACATTTGGTTTTGGATTTTTTTGAAAATGCGATCGCGCAACCAAAGGTACATTTCCAAAATTACCTGATAACCAATGCCCCCAAAGATAATTAACATTGTGATGGTAAAGACTACTAAGAAAGATGACTGATACCCAATTAAGTTATCTTTGAATAAACTAAAACCAGCATTATTCCAAGCATTGATACTATGAAAAATGGCTAACCAAAGTCCTTTACTCCATCCATACTCAGGAACAAAAGCTGGCAGAAGTAAGAATGTGCCTGTAATTTCAAAAATTAAAGTTGTGGCAATAATTGAACGGATAACTTGGGTACTACCACTCATTCCCGGTCGGTCTAAAGCTTGTTGAATAGCTATTTTTTGCCGCATATCAAACCTCCGACCAATGAGCAAAATCAGAAATGTTGTAGTTGTCATGTAGCCCAACCCGCCAATCTGAGCTAATAATGCGATAAAAAATTGGCCCCAAAATGAAAAATAAGTACCAGGATCAACTACTGATAAACCTGTGACACAAACTGCGGATGTAGAGGTGAATAGTGCTACAATTAGGTTATTCCATGCACCATTGCTAGTTGAAAAAGGCATCATCAACAGGATAGTACCTACAGCGATGACAGCCAGAAATCCTAAACAAATTGTCCGAGCAACAGTCATAATTAATTCTTAATTAGTAATTCGTAGTTAAAAAAGTTAGATTTAATCTGGGTTTATATCTCTTGTATATGTATATTTGTTGGAGAGTTGGTATAATTTTGAGTAGAGAAGGTTTATTAAGGTAAAACTGAGAAATTTTTCCAAGAATGATACATCATGGTTGACCTTCTCTACAAGCAAAAATACCCTTATTTAATTAAAAACATACATGGTAGCCTATCTGTATGTTTTTTTAAATTCGGCTTTGTCTTAACACTGCTTTTTTCATGAGTGCAACACTTTACCAGCAAATTCAGCAATTTTACGATGCTTCGTCTAGTCTGTGGGAACAGATATGGGGCGAACACATGCACCACGGCTATTACGGCGCTGATGGTACGCAGAAAAAAGACCGCCGTCAGGCTCAAATTGATTTAATCGAAGAATTGCTCAATTGGGCAGGGGTACAAGCAGCCGAAAATATCCTAGATGTGGGTTGTGGCATTGGCGGCAGTTCTTTATACCTCGCACAAAAGTTTAATGCTAAGGCTACAGGGATTACATTGAGTCCTGTGCAAGCCACCAGAGCCACGGAACGCGCGTTGGAGGCTAATTTAAGTCTGAGAACACAGTTCCAAGTCGCAAACGCTCAAGCAATGCCCTTTGCTGATGATTCTTTTGACTTAGTTTGGTCGCTGGAAAGTGGCGAACACATGCCAGATAAGAAGAAGTTTCTTCAGGAGTGCTATCGAGTATTGAAGCCTGGTGGCAAGTTAATTATGGTGACTTGGTGTCATCGACCAATTGATCGATCGCCACTAACGGCGGATGAAGAAAAAGACTTGCAGGATATTTATCGGGTGTATTGTTTGCCTTATGTGATTTCTTTGCCAGAGTATGAAGCGATCGCACATCAACTACCATTACATAATATTCGCACTGCTGATTGGTCAACTGCTGTCGCCCCCTTTTGGAATGTGGTGATTGATTCGGCATTCACTCCCCAAGCGCTTTGGGGCTTACTAAATGCTGGTTGGACTACCATCCAAGGGGCATTATCACTGGGATTAATGCGTCGCGGTTATCAGCGTGGGTTAATTCGGTTTGGCTTATTGTGCGGCAATAAGTAGAATTCCACTTCAGGAAAAAGATGTAATCTAGGAGCATTGAAGTAGATGTTCTTAGATTGCATCATCGACTTTATAGGGGATTTGGAGCGATCGCAGCAAGTACCATCGGAGAGTTTAGCGATCGCAAAGTTTATAAAATTAAGTTTTTTCTTGTTAAATTTCAGCAAATGCCACTCGAACTGCAAAACCTCACAGGCGGTTACACTACAGTCCCGATTATTCAAGACATTAATCTCACACTGCAAACAGGAGAATGGTTAAGTTTAGTTGGTGCTAATGGTTCAGGTAAATCTACTTTACTCAAATTGCTGAGTCGTATTCTCTCCCCACAGCAGGGAACAGTGCTACTTGATGGCAAAGCAATTCACTCTCAACCCCCAAATCTAGTTGCACAAAAACTAGCATTCTTACCGCAACAACAAACGGTTCCCGTCGGCTTAACAGTACGACAATTAGTAAGTTTAGGACGCACGCCACATCAATCTTGGTGGCAGTGGGAATTAAACTCCCAAGATTGGGTTAAAGTGGAGGCTGCAATTAAAAAGACGCAACTAGAAAAATTGAGCGATCGCTTAGTTGAAGAACTTTCAGGTGGGGAAAGACAGCGTGCTTTTTTAGCTTTAGCACTAGCGCAAGAACCAAAAGTTTTACTATTAGATGAACCTACAACTTTCTTAGATATAAACTATCAATTACAACTATTAGAACTACTGAAAAATCTGAATCAACAGCAGGAATTAACTATTGTTACCGTTCTACACGAACTGAATCTAGCGGCACGATATAGTTCTCGCATTGCTTTATTAAAACAAGGTCATCTTTGGGAAGTTGGTAAACCTGAAGAAGTTCTGACACCAAGTGCGATCGCCCAAGTCTTTGGTGTGGAATCCGTGATTATTCAAACACCTGTTGGTTTACAAGTTTGTGCTATTTCTGCTGTGTCAGCATAACTCAATAACTTTTATGACTAGAGTTTGACACCTTTTTACTGCTTCTATGCAAGTCAGCCAAATTTACCCACTCCAGCCTGATGTAGTGCTGATGGATGTTGGAATGCTGCATCACAGATAGAATTGTAGCTACACAAGAAATTAAGAAGGTTCTAGATAGCACAACTCTTTACTTAGTTCGTGAGTCAGGCAAATCATGCAACTACATCGATTCGACAACATTCAGGAATTCTGGCACTGCACTCAGGCTTACTTACTCCAGCATCAGGTAGAAAATAATGTTTTGCTCAGTGTTTCGCATACCTTGTTACATAACCCAGAACGTTATGTGGGTAAGCCTTATTTAGCAATTGTCCAAACAAGTGGCGAGATTCTGGCTGTTGCCATCCGCACCCCACCCCAAAAATTGATCCTATCCAAAGCCCAGAATATGGATGCTTTGCGGTTGATTGCTCAAGATTTGCATCAAGAGCAACTGCCAGGAAGCATGGGACTGGCTCAAGAGGTAGAAATATTCTCGCAGACTTGGCAAACGCTGACAGGACAATTCTATCAACAGTCGGTGTTAATGAAAATTTACCAATTAACGGCAGTGCAAAGAGTCTCAAAGGCCAGAGGATATCTTAGACTGGCAACTGAAGGCGATCGCTCTCTTTTGATCGAGTGGCTTTCTGCATTTTTTTCTGAGATAGATGAGGCGGTGAGCCAAGATGTCCAACACCAAGTAGATAATCGCTTGAAACAGCAGAATACTTATTTTTGGGTTGATAGCACTCCAGTTTCAGTTGCGTCTTGTAAACAAGTGTTACCTACAATTGGTCGGATCAATTTAGCTTATACACCACCAGAGTATCGTCGCAAAGGATATGCCACTGCCTGTGTCGCAGCGTTAAGCCAAAAACTGCTAGACCAGGGATGCCGCGATTGTTTCCTCATAGCAGATTTAGCCAATCCCACAGCCAATCATATTTATCAAGCGATTGGGTATCGCCCCATTTGCGATTGGCACGAATACTCATTCACCTCGAATGAGTAAGCATAGTAAAGCGATTGCTCCAATTAAATTACTTTCTATAGCAGCTTATGTAAACTGCGATCGCACCTCCATCCCCTAAAACACCGATTCATTAATGGGGAAACTAGACCAAAATTTTTCGTTATTAAAATTTCCTAAAAAAAACTATTAATGCTTACTAAGCAGTATTAACATTTTAATGCTTCTACTATTTGAGCAAAAGCAACTTCTATATATGTATACAATTCTTGCTCATCTAATACGCCTTTAAATGCTTCATACCTTTCTGGAGTAACGACTATTCTAACTGGTTGCCCCAATCCTCTTATTTTTTGAGGATAAACATCAAGATCATCACCCCATTGATAATCTAAGCTTCTAAAGTCAACAACTAATCCACTGATTTGATGTGGGAAATTTAGCTCACAAAACTCATTAATCCTCCATTTAATAAAAAGTCCATCATCACTGCCAGCCGAGCCATATAAGTACTTACCACTAAATACAATTAAACCTGCTAATTTTTTTGTTTTGGGTATTTCCCATATATAATAATTACACTCTAATTTACTTATATTAAGAGTAACCTCTGTTAACTTTGGAGAGTATTTATTGGGCTTTGATAGTGACATATCATATCTTGACTAAAGTTGTTTATATTTACACGTACAAATGCTATAGGACTCCTATTTGATTTTTGAAAAAACTCCGTACATCTGAAGAGTGGGGAAATCAAAGGTAGTGTGTCGAATAAACCACTCAAACATCCACTTCAAATGCGAGAATTTTGGGATCAAGGCACAGAAACGTCGAACCCATGTTTTAGCTTGCAACCAAATATCCTCGATAGGGTTTTGTTCTGGACAATTAGGAGCAAAGCGAACGCAGTGTATTTTCCATTGCTCGGCTGGTAGACCAAGATTTACCTCATCTAAGAAGCCTCGAACTTCGTTGGAACGGTGATAACTAGCGCCATCCCACAAAATTAGCAATCGCTGGTTGGGGGAGTGAGCTAGCAAATACTGTAGGTAATCAATAGTATTTTTAGAATTTCCGCTATCGTAGGCTTTTAGTAGCAATTCTCGTTCGAGATAGTCAACTGCTCCATAGTATGTCTGTTTATCTCGTTCGTTCACAA
Protein-coding sequences here:
- a CDS encoding GNAT family N-acetyltransferase; translation: MQLHRFDNIQEFWHCTQAYLLQHQVENNVLLSVSHTLLHNPERYVGKPYLAIVQTSGEILAVAIRTPPQKLILSKAQNMDALRLIAQDLHQEQLPGSMGLAQEVEIFSQTWQTLTGQFYQQSVLMKIYQLTAVQRVSKARGYLRLATEGDRSLLIEWLSAFFSEIDEAVSQDVQHQVDNRLKQQNTYFWVDSTPVSVASCKQVLPTIGRINLAYTPPEYRRKGYATACVAALSQKLLDQGCRDCFLIADLANPTANHIYQAIGYRPICDWHEYSFTSNE